Proteins encoded by one window of Massilia sp. NR 4-1:
- a CDS encoding diguanylate cyclase domain-containing protein: MDRFGVRTTSFKFRMTGMVACFAFAASAGVAMIALGFAESGIRNVLGAQEVSMVASAAAYVDQDLDAKQQQLKAVTERLPLGDAPTPARLQALIEEHSSLRETFFNITVFDMSGKLVANLNDRRAVGTINVAARPFFRDTLRLREGVISAPFLSLLSNKPVVVVTEPINDRHGRLLYVIAGAIDLQRPSFAGQLDAMYNGTSAHLFIMNSEGVVIYHPDRSRILSRVDAGSRSWGPELSHALKASGGWSEGPSINGPALIASEKLHKTEWIIGAAYPVQEAFAPLLASRHKAMAASGVVAILAALLGWWLTWRMLRPLGQLRSHVAQITAGNANIEVFNVRTRDEFGQLSRAFYRLSMQRRAAEDDLLRMATTDALTGMHNRRMFDEILPQAVARAGRNRSNLALALLDVDYFKSINDTMGHAAGDAVLVEFARRLRSSVRLTDTVARLAGDEFVIIFEQVDDTGTVSQLGGKILEAMQAPFQVEGKALVVTASMGIAVKTRAAAAPLEILRAADQALYGVKAAGRNGFALNTVGQERVVAIEPSLDGQAA; encoded by the coding sequence ATGGATCGCTTTGGCGTCCGCACCACCAGTTTCAAATTCCGCATGACCGGCATGGTCGCCTGTTTCGCTTTCGCCGCCTCGGCCGGCGTGGCGATGATTGCCTTGGGTTTTGCCGAATCCGGCATCAGGAATGTGCTGGGCGCGCAGGAAGTGTCGATGGTCGCCAGCGCGGCCGCGTATGTCGACCAGGACCTGGACGCCAAACAGCAGCAGCTCAAAGCCGTCACCGAGCGCCTGCCCTTGGGCGATGCGCCCACGCCCGCGCGGCTGCAGGCGCTGATCGAGGAACACAGCTCGCTGCGCGAGACCTTTTTCAACATCACCGTATTCGATATGAGCGGCAAACTGGTCGCCAACCTGAATGACCGGCGCGCGGTGGGCACGATCAATGTGGCGGCGCGCCCGTTTTTTCGCGATACCCTGCGCCTGCGCGAAGGGGTGATTTCCGCGCCATTTCTCAGCCTGCTGTCGAACAAGCCGGTGGTAGTGGTCACGGAACCGATCAACGACCGCCACGGGCGTTTGCTGTATGTGATCGCAGGCGCCATCGATTTGCAGCGTCCCAGCTTCGCCGGCCAGCTCGACGCCATGTATAACGGCACCTCGGCCCATCTGTTCATCATGAACAGCGAGGGCGTCGTGATCTACCACCCCGACCGCTCGCGCATTCTGAGCCGGGTCGACGCCGGCAGCAGGAGCTGGGGACCGGAACTGAGCCATGCGCTGAAAGCCAGCGGCGGCTGGTCGGAAGGGCCCAGCATCAACGGCCCGGCGCTGATCGCCAGCGAAAAGCTGCACAAGACCGAGTGGATCATCGGCGCGGCCTATCCGGTGCAGGAAGCCTTTGCGCCGCTGCTGGCCAGCCGCCACAAGGCAATGGCGGCATCGGGCGTGGTCGCCATCCTGGCAGCGCTGCTGGGCTGGTGGCTGACCTGGCGCATGCTGCGGCCCCTGGGCCAACTGCGCAGCCATGTCGCGCAGATCACGGCGGGCAATGCCAATATCGAAGTTTTCAACGTCAGGACGCGCGACGAATTCGGCCAGCTCAGCCGCGCTTTCTACAGGCTGTCCATGCAGCGCCGCGCCGCCGAAGACGACCTCCTGCGCATGGCCACCACCGATGCCCTGACCGGCATGCATAACCGCCGCATGTTCGACGAAATCCTGCCGCAGGCGGTGGCGCGCGCTGGCCGCAACCGCAGCAACCTGGCGCTGGCCCTGCTCGATGTGGACTACTTCAAGAGCATCAACGACACCATGGGCCATGCCGCCGGCGACGCCGTACTAGTCGAATTCGCGCGCCGCCTGCGCAGCAGCGTGCGCCTGACCGACACGGTGGCGCGCCTGGCGGGCGACGAGTTCGTCATCATCTTCGAGCAGGTGGACGATACGGGAACGGTGTCCCAGCTGGGCGGGAAAATTCTGGAAGCGATGCAGGCGCCCTTCCAGGTGGAAGGCAAGGCCCTGGTCGTCACGGCCAGCATGGGTATCGCCGTCAAAACGCGCGCCGCCGCCGCGCCGCTGGAAATCCTGCGCGCTGCCGACCAGGCGCTCTATGGCGTCAAGGCCGCCGGCCGCAATGGCTTCGCCTTGAATACCGTGGGCCAGGAGAGGGTGGTCGCGATCGAACCGTCGCTGGACGGACAGGCCGCATGA
- a CDS encoding type II toxin-antitoxin system PemK/MazF family toxin — protein sequence MSSSAAREIRRGDIYWLDSDETGGAIPGIPHPHVVVQDDVFNRSRIASVVVCALSSNLKRIKEPGNVLLEVGEGGLEKPSIVLVSQISAVDKARLGPYIGALSAERVEQILSGLRFQQASFFKR from the coding sequence ATGAGTTCCAGCGCCGCCCGCGAGATCCGCCGTGGCGACATCTACTGGCTGGATTCGGACGAAACGGGCGGCGCGATTCCCGGCATCCCACATCCGCATGTCGTGGTGCAGGATGATGTCTTCAACCGTTCGCGCATCGCCAGCGTGGTGGTCTGCGCCTTGAGCAGCAACCTGAAACGCATCAAGGAGCCGGGCAATGTGCTGCTTGAGGTAGGCGAGGGCGGCCTGGAAAAGCCAAGCATCGTGCTGGTCTCGCAAATCTCCGCCGTGGACAAGGCCCGCCTGGGCCCGTACATCGGCGCCCTGTCCGCCGAACGCGTGGAGCAGATCCTCTCCGGCCTGCGCTTTCAGCAAGCCTCCTTCTTCAAGCGCTGA
- a CDS encoding TIGR00730 family Rossman fold protein, which produces MKTVCVYCGANAGADPLYAEGARALAAALVEQNMSLVYGGGNVGLMGIIADEVLRLGGEVTGVIPTKLVEREVAHNGLTRQFIVKDMHERKAMMAELSDGFIAMPGGLGTLEELFEMLTWAQIGIHNKPVGLLNMNGYYDRLVDFVEHARSQGFVRPQHAAMMQIETDPRALLERLKVQ; this is translated from the coding sequence ATCAAGACCGTATGTGTGTATTGCGGCGCCAATGCCGGCGCCGACCCGCTCTACGCGGAAGGCGCGCGCGCCCTGGCGGCGGCGCTGGTGGAACAGAATATGTCCCTGGTCTACGGCGGCGGCAATGTGGGCCTGATGGGCATCATCGCCGATGAGGTACTGCGCCTGGGCGGCGAGGTGACGGGCGTGATCCCGACCAAGCTGGTGGAGCGCGAAGTGGCCCACAACGGCCTGACGCGCCAGTTCATCGTCAAGGATATGCACGAGCGCAAAGCCATGATGGCCGAGCTGTCGGACGGCTTCATCGCCATGCCGGGCGGCCTGGGCACGCTGGAAGAACTGTTCGAGATGCTGACCTGGGCGCAGATCGGCATCCACAACAAGCCGGTCGGCCTGCTGAACATGAACGGCTACTACGATCGGCTGGTGGATTTCGTCGAGCACGCCCGCAGCCAGGGCTTCGTGCGGCCGCAGCACGCGGCCATGATGCAGATCGAAACCGACCCGCGCGCCTTGCTGGAACGGCTCAAGGTCCAATGA
- a CDS encoding TetR/AcrR family transcriptional regulator, which yields MLQKAPRRTRERILELSLRLFNEFGEPNITTTVIAEEMNISPGNLYYHFRNKDDIVNSIFVQFEAEIERILQVPDGRRSNIEDVWLYLHLMFELIWRYRFFYRDLNDLLSRNRKLELHFKQILAHKIKVAKQLCFDLRSENSLEASDNAIEAMATNMVVVATYWLSYEYVRNPRKYSEQQSMADALARGCYQVLSQIGPYLRGETSVLFQKLSEEYLKKLK from the coding sequence ATGCTACAAAAAGCGCCACGCCGCACTCGGGAACGGATTCTGGAATTATCCCTGCGACTGTTCAATGAGTTTGGCGAACCGAATATAACAACCACAGTCATCGCCGAAGAGATGAATATCTCTCCCGGCAATCTCTACTACCATTTCCGCAACAAGGACGATATCGTCAATTCGATTTTCGTGCAGTTTGAAGCGGAGATCGAACGCATCCTGCAAGTGCCGGATGGACGGCGCTCGAATATCGAAGACGTGTGGCTCTACCTGCACCTGATGTTTGAGCTGATCTGGCGCTACCGTTTCTTCTACCGCGACCTGAACGATCTGCTTTCGCGCAACCGCAAGCTGGAGCTGCACTTCAAGCAGATCCTGGCGCACAAGATCAAGGTCGCCAAGCAGCTGTGCTTCGACCTGCGCAGCGAAAACTCGCTGGAAGCGAGCGATAACGCCATCGAGGCGATGGCCACGAATATGGTGGTGGTGGCGACCTATTGGCTGTCCTACGAATATGTGCGCAATCCGCGCAAATACAGCGAACAGCAATCGATGGCCGATGCCCTGGCGCGCGGCTGCTACCAGGTACTGTCGCAGATCGGTCCTTATCTGCGCGGTGAAACCAGTGTGCTGTTCCAGAAGCTCTCCGAAGAATATCTGAAGAAACTGAAATAA
- a CDS encoding phasin family protein produces the protein MVKKAKVAVMSDEQMAKAVRRSAQQVWQAGLGAFAELQKRNREPASAPAAEVRDTMSSVSDGVGRHADGSWDRLEQIFEERVTRALISIGVPMRKDIDALIARVEELSSQVAALKAGAPAPKKSRAKAAPAAESAVKAAKTAAAAKKPAAKKAEKPIIKTSKSRKKPA, from the coding sequence ATGGTGAAAAAAGCGAAGGTGGCGGTGATGAGCGACGAGCAGATGGCCAAGGCCGTGCGCCGTTCGGCGCAGCAGGTCTGGCAGGCCGGGCTTGGCGCTTTCGCCGAGCTGCAAAAGCGCAACCGCGAGCCGGCCAGCGCGCCGGCCGCCGAAGTGCGCGACACCATGAGCAGCGTGTCCGATGGCGTGGGCCGGCATGCGGACGGCTCGTGGGACCGGCTGGAGCAGATCTTCGAAGAGCGCGTCACGCGCGCCCTGATCTCCATCGGCGTCCCGATGCGCAAGGATATCGATGCCCTGATTGCGCGCGTCGAAGAATTAAGCAGCCAGGTCGCAGCCTTGAAGGCTGGTGCGCCCGCGCCGAAGAAAAGCCGGGCAAAGGCCGCGCCGGCGGCAGAATCTGCCGTCAAAGCCGCCAAAACCGCCGCCGCGGCAAAAAAGCCTGCCGCTAAAAAAGCGGAAAAGCCCATTATCAAGACTTCAAAGTCCCGTAAAAAGCCTGCTTGA
- a CDS encoding EAL domain-containing protein — translation MSARILIIEDNPTNMELMVYLLRAFGYTPLMAHDGEEGVAAARRERPDLIICDVHLPKLDGYGVVAELKQDPELCTIPALAVTALAMVGDRERLLAAGFDGYIGKPIEPDTFVSQIESFLPGAGEPPAPHETATILIVDDHVLNREFLLTLLGYSGHRLLEAANGAEGLKMVQNERPDLVISDILMPNMDGYEFVTRMHSNPDTADVPVIFYTATYREREAMAVAEACGVRWVLPKPSDPDVILRTVHEALGTVHSVETVPAFVPEPPSEGRLVGIDDTMAEYLGELESSSQQITQLANHGGEVQEGEPEHLNNMTDRLSRSLSSLQAVSLRLTALIELGIDLGAERDPQALIEIGCRVAQNICVSKYACIGVLAPGAGELSYYACCGANQPGELLVQSPRAGILGTMLETRQPVRSSGVGGDPSALGLPGSHLPVHSFLGVPIISHERIHGWLYLVDKLGAAEFSEVDERVAVTVSAQIAGAYENLLLYEEIKRHHAQLQLDMNARIRLDEDLRRFRLAMDATADAIFLVDRANQCFVDVNVTACRMLGYEREDFLRVGPERRHGGALAQLEDLYDKLLSGDQSGAMAELLLQRKDGSPLSVEVQRRTLRSGQNWILVAVARDITERKEAEQRLLKLAHFDTLTGLPNRSQFYDSLSHSLKQAGEHRWALAVLFLDMDRFKNINDTLGHTIGDELLRQFSSRLVDCLRVRDTIGRFGGDEFAAILMLPEGAQNAIAVVDKIREAMRQPFDLKGHEVTVTASIGISVYPDDGTDPDTLIQYADTAMYRAKEAGRDAFRFFTAEMNAQSLARLDMENALRRAIENEEFTLYFQPKVHIATGRISGAEALIRWKRPGHGMVSPALFIPLLEETGLIVRVGTWVIHEACRKIAKWSKARTGQVQLSVNVSGIQFFVGGLEEEVMRAIKEHDIAPELLELELTESSLMSNAEETITVLQNLKALGIKISIDDFGTGYSSLAYLKRFPIDKLKIDIAFVREVTSNPDDAAIVLAIINMAHSMKLKVIAEGVEKDAQLSYLRRHDCDEMQGYYFSRPVPEEEFELMITEGKYLQAPVDESIVEQQTLLIVDDDAFMLDVLSDFLSQDGYRILTAQTAAEGFDILARHRVQVILCDQCMPLMSGTEFMERVKNLAPDTFRIMLSAYADLTPIMAAINHGAIDRFYTKPWKGAVLRENIREGFRLHGQLHGSSQQVAA, via the coding sequence ATGTCGGCGCGCATCCTCATCATCGAAGACAATCCCACTAATATGGAGCTGATGGTCTATTTGTTGCGGGCCTTCGGCTACACGCCCTTGATGGCGCATGACGGCGAGGAAGGGGTGGCGGCGGCCCGCCGCGAGCGGCCCGACCTGATCATCTGCGACGTGCACCTGCCCAAGCTGGACGGCTATGGCGTGGTGGCCGAGCTGAAGCAGGACCCCGAGCTGTGCACCATTCCGGCCCTGGCCGTGACCGCCCTGGCCATGGTGGGCGACCGCGAGCGCCTGCTGGCGGCCGGCTTCGACGGCTATATCGGCAAGCCCATCGAGCCGGACACCTTCGTCAGCCAGATCGAGTCTTTTTTGCCGGGGGCGGGCGAGCCCCCGGCGCCGCATGAGACGGCCACCATCCTGATCGTCGACGACCATGTGCTGAACCGCGAATTCCTGCTGACCTTGCTTGGCTACAGCGGCCACCGCCTGCTGGAGGCGGCGAATGGCGCCGAGGGCTTGAAGATGGTGCAGAACGAGCGCCCCGACCTGGTGATCTCGGACATCCTGATGCCGAATATGGATGGCTACGAATTCGTTACCCGCATGCACAGCAATCCCGACACGGCCGACGTGCCGGTGATCTTCTACACCGCCACCTACCGCGAACGCGAGGCGATGGCCGTGGCCGAGGCGTGCGGCGTGCGCTGGGTGCTGCCCAAGCCGTCCGATCCGGACGTGATCCTGCGCACCGTGCACGAAGCGCTGGGCACGGTGCACAGCGTGGAGACGGTGCCGGCCTTCGTGCCCGAGCCGCCCAGCGAAGGGCGGCTGGTGGGCATCGACGACACCATGGCCGAATACCTGGGCGAGCTGGAATCGAGCAGCCAGCAGATCACCCAGCTGGCCAACCACGGCGGTGAGGTGCAGGAAGGCGAGCCGGAGCATCTGAACAATATGACGGACCGGCTGTCGCGCTCGCTGTCCAGCTTGCAGGCGGTCAGCCTGCGCCTGACGGCGCTGATCGAGCTGGGCATCGACCTCGGCGCCGAGCGCGATCCGCAGGCGCTGATCGAGATCGGCTGCCGCGTGGCGCAGAATATCTGCGTCTCGAAATACGCCTGTATCGGTGTGCTGGCGCCGGGCGCCGGAGAACTCAGCTACTACGCCTGCTGCGGCGCCAACCAGCCGGGCGAGCTGCTGGTGCAGTCGCCGCGCGCCGGCATCCTCGGCACCATGCTGGAGACGCGGCAGCCGGTGCGCAGCAGCGGCGTCGGTGGCGACCCGTCCGCGCTGGGCCTGCCGGGCAGCCACCTGCCGGTGCATTCTTTCCTCGGCGTGCCGATCATCTCGCATGAACGCATCCACGGCTGGCTCTACCTGGTGGACAAGCTGGGCGCCGCCGAATTCAGCGAAGTCGATGAGCGCGTCGCCGTGACGGTGTCGGCCCAGATCGCGGGCGCGTACGAAAACCTGCTGCTGTACGAGGAAATCAAGCGCCACCACGCCCAGCTGCAGCTGGACATGAATGCGCGCATCCGCCTCGACGAGGACTTGCGCCGTTTCCGCCTGGCGATGGACGCCACGGCCGACGCCATCTTCCTGGTCGACCGCGCCAACCAGTGCTTCGTCGACGTCAACGTGACGGCGTGCCGCATGCTCGGTTACGAGCGCGAAGACTTCCTGCGCGTGGGGCCGGAACGGCGCCACGGCGGCGCGCTGGCCCAGCTGGAAGACTTGTACGACAAGCTGCTGTCGGGCGACCAGAGCGGGGCCATGGCCGAGCTGCTGCTGCAGCGCAAGGATGGTTCGCCGCTGTCGGTGGAAGTGCAGCGCCGCACCCTGCGTTCGGGGCAGAATTGGATCCTGGTGGCGGTGGCGCGCGACATCACCGAGCGCAAGGAGGCCGAGCAGCGCCTGCTCAAGCTGGCCCATTTCGACACGCTGACCGGCCTGCCCAACCGCAGCCAGTTCTACGATTCGCTGAGCCACTCGCTGAAGCAGGCCGGCGAACACCGCTGGGCGCTGGCCGTGCTCTTCCTCGACATGGACCGCTTCAAGAACATCAACGACACGCTCGGCCACACCATCGGCGACGAGCTGCTGCGCCAGTTTTCCAGCCGCCTGGTCGACTGCCTGCGCGTGCGCGACACCATCGGCCGCTTCGGCGGCGACGAATTCGCCGCCATCCTGATGCTGCCCGAAGGCGCGCAGAACGCCATCGCTGTGGTGGACAAGATCCGCGAAGCGATGCGCCAGCCTTTCGACCTGAAAGGCCATGAAGTCACGGTCACGGCCAGCATCGGCATTTCGGTCTATCCCGACGACGGCACCGATCCCGACACCCTGATCCAGTATGCCGACACGGCCATGTACCGCGCCAAGGAGGCCGGGCGCGACGCCTTCCGCTTCTTCACCGCCGAGATGAACGCCCAGTCGCTGGCCCGCCTCGATATGGAAAACGCGCTGCGCCGGGCCATCGAGAACGAGGAATTCACGCTCTACTTCCAGCCCAAGGTGCATATCGCCACCGGCCGCATCAGCGGCGCCGAGGCGCTGATCCGCTGGAAGCGGCCCGGCCACGGCATGGTCTCGCCGGCCCTGTTCATCCCGCTGCTGGAAGAGACGGGCCTGATCGTGCGCGTCGGCACCTGGGTGATCCACGAGGCTTGCCGCAAGATTGCGAAATGGAGCAAGGCGCGCACCGGCCAGGTGCAGCTGTCGGTCAACGTGTCCGGTATCCAGTTCTTCGTCGGCGGCCTGGAAGAGGAGGTGATGCGCGCCATCAAGGAGCACGATATCGCGCCCGAGCTGCTGGAGCTGGAGCTGACGGAAAGCTCGCTGATGTCGAATGCCGAGGAAACCATCACCGTGCTGCAGAACCTGAAGGCGCTCGGCATCAAGATTTCGATCGACGATTTCGGCACCGGCTATTCCTCGCTGGCCTATCTGAAGCGCTTCCCCATCGACAAGCTGAAAATCGATATCGCCTTCGTGCGCGAAGTGACCAGCAATCCCGACGATGCCGCCATCGTGCTGGCCATCATCAATATGGCGCACAGCATGAAGCTGAAAGTGATCGCGGAAGGGGTGGAAAAGGACGCCCAGCTGTCCTATCTGCGCCGCCACGACTGCGACGAGATGCAGGGCTATTATTTCAGCCGCCCGGTGCCCGAGGAGGAATTCGAGCTGATGATCACCGAAGGCAAATACCTGCAGGCGCCGGTCGACGAAAGCATCGTCGAGCAGCAAACCTTGCTGATCGTGGACGACGACGCCTTCATGCTCGATGTGCTGAGCGACTTCCTGTCGCAGGACGGCTACCGCATCCTGACGGCGCAGACGGCGGCCGAAGGCTTCGACATCCTGGCGCGCCACCGCGTGCAGGTGATCCTGTGCGACCAGTGCATGCCCTTGATGAGCGGCACCGAGTTCATGGAGCGCGTCAAGAACCTGGCGCCGGACACCTTCCGCATCATGCTCTCGGCCTATGCCGACCTGACGCCCATCATGGCCGCCATCAACCACGGCGCCATCGACCGCTTCTACACCAAGCCGTGGAAGGGCGCGGTGCTGCGCGAGAACATCCGCGAAGGCTTCCGCCTGCACGGCCAGCTGCATGGCAGCAGCCAGCAAGTCGCGGCTTGA
- a CDS encoding PAS domain-containing sensor histidine kinase: MATEFGMLIRDEMAYAEARFGGLLEFVPDAIVLADGDGHIVLANSQAGALFGYAAGELPGMKLEQLMPARFRASHVAQRSGYQHHPQLRPMGAGRELYGLRKDGVEFPVEISLNPVRTEDGLLVMSAIRDISERRRFELALQEKNAELANANLAKDRFLAAMSHELRTPLNSIIGFTGTLLMKLPGPVNREQDRQLRTIQASARHLLSLINDLLDLTKIASGKVEMNLERIDCRALLDEMMLLFRPQARQRSLGLSFRAPPAPLCVHSDRRALQQILMNLLNNALKFTESGEVSVTLETRDQDGQRHAVISVRDTGVGIAPEDQAQLFQAFTQIDQGSTRQFEGTGLGLHLSQKLAELLKGNITCDSRPGTGSTFALSLPLE; this comes from the coding sequence ATGGCCACCGAATTCGGCATGCTGATTCGAGATGAAATGGCATATGCGGAGGCCCGCTTTGGCGGGCTGCTGGAATTTGTGCCCGACGCCATCGTGCTGGCCGACGGCGACGGCCACATCGTGCTGGCCAACAGCCAGGCCGGCGCGCTGTTCGGCTATGCCGCGGGCGAGCTGCCCGGCATGAAGCTGGAACAGCTGATGCCGGCGCGTTTCCGCGCCAGCCATGTGGCGCAGCGCAGCGGCTACCAGCACCATCCCCAGTTGCGGCCGATGGGTGCCGGCCGCGAGCTGTACGGCTTGCGCAAGGATGGCGTCGAGTTCCCGGTCGAGATCAGCCTGAACCCGGTGCGGACCGAGGACGGCTTGCTGGTCATGAGCGCCATCCGCGACATCAGCGAGCGGCGCCGCTTCGAGCTGGCCTTGCAGGAAAAAAATGCCGAGCTGGCCAATGCCAACCTGGCCAAGGACCGCTTCCTGGCCGCCATGTCGCACGAGCTGCGCACCCCGCTCAATTCCATCATCGGCTTCACCGGCACCCTGCTGATGAAGTTGCCCGGCCCGGTCAACCGCGAGCAGGACCGCCAGCTGCGCACCATCCAGGCCAGCGCGCGCCACCTGCTGTCGCTGATCAACGATCTGCTTGACCTGACCAAGATTGCATCGGGCAAGGTGGAAATGAACCTGGAGCGGATCGACTGCCGCGCCCTGCTCGACGAGATGATGCTGCTGTTCCGGCCGCAGGCGCGCCAGCGCAGCCTGGGCCTGAGCTTCCGCGCGCCGCCGGCGCCCTTGTGCGTCCACAGTGACCGGCGCGCCTTGCAGCAGATCTTGATGAATCTGCTGAATAACGCGCTCAAGTTCACCGAAAGCGGGGAAGTCAGCGTCACGCTCGAAACGCGCGACCAGGACGGCCAGCGCCACGCCGTGATCAGCGTGCGCGACACCGGCGTCGGCATCGCGCCCGAGGACCAGGCCCAGCTGTTCCAAGCCTTTACCCAGATCGACCAGGGTTCGACCCGGCAGTTCGAAGGCACCGGCCTGGGCCTGCATTTAAGCCAGAAACTGGCCGAACTGTTGAAAGGAAACATCACTTGCGATAGCCGCCCCGGCACAGGCAGCACTTTCGCGCTCTCCCTCCCGCTGGAATAA
- a CDS encoding triacylglycerol lipase — protein sequence MVRRILTAIMAVQLLALLLFWYLAAHLFALDVALLAALLGVLLVRLAITASNFRLSHRARSPLPAQHRLDWIGRLHLFCEEYGATMLASSWTMLRHRPQMHIASQSCALPVLLVHGYGCNGGYWTQLADVLRRERVSHLALDLEPVAADIEDFVPLLEEAAQRLLQASGAPRLVVVAHSMGGLVARAWLRQHGAARVARVVTLGTPHHGTALATLGVGSNARQMRRGSDWLARLAAGEDAARRALFTSIWSHHDNIIAPQDSSRLPGARNIEFGGIGHVALGRHPQVQCRVLAEILAASGTAAGTCGAPDSAAALR from the coding sequence ATGGTCCGGCGCATCCTGACCGCGATCATGGCCGTACAGCTGCTGGCGCTGCTGCTGTTCTGGTATCTGGCCGCCCACCTGTTCGCGCTCGACGTGGCCTTGCTGGCCGCCTTGCTGGGCGTGCTGCTGGTGCGCCTGGCGATCACGGCCAGCAATTTCCGCCTGAGCCACCGCGCGCGCAGCCCGCTGCCGGCCCAGCACCGGCTAGACTGGATCGGCCGCCTGCACCTGTTCTGCGAGGAATACGGCGCCACCATGCTGGCCTCGTCCTGGACCATGCTGCGCCACCGGCCGCAGATGCATATTGCCAGCCAGTCGTGCGCCTTGCCGGTGCTGCTGGTGCATGGCTATGGCTGCAACGGCGGCTACTGGACGCAATTGGCCGACGTGCTGCGGCGCGAGCGCGTCAGCCATCTGGCGCTGGACCTGGAGCCGGTGGCGGCCGATATCGAGGACTTCGTGCCGCTGCTGGAGGAGGCCGCGCAGCGCCTGCTGCAGGCCAGCGGCGCGCCGCGCCTGGTGGTGGTGGCGCACAGCATGGGCGGCCTGGTGGCGCGCGCCTGGCTGCGCCAGCACGGCGCCGCGCGCGTGGCGCGCGTGGTCACGCTGGGCACGCCGCACCACGGCACCGCGCTGGCGACGCTGGGCGTGGGCAGCAATGCGCGCCAGATGCGGCGCGGCAGCGACTGGCTGGCGCGCCTGGCCGCCGGCGAGGATGCGGCGCGGCGCGCGCTGTTTACCTCGATCTGGTCGCATCACGACAATATCATCGCGCCGCAGGACTCCAGCCGGCTGCCGGGCGCGCGCAATATCGAGTTCGGCGGCATCGGCCATGTGGCGCTGGGGCGCCATCCGCAGGTGCAGTGCCGCGTGCTGGCCGAAATCCTGGCCGCCTCCGGCACGGCGGCCGGCACCTGCGGCGCGCCGGACAGCGCGGCGGCGCTGCGCTAG